Within Burkholderia diffusa, the genomic segment TCACCGCGCTCACCGGCCGCGTGCCGCGCAAGACGCTGCTCTCCGCGTTGATGGCACTGTTCACCATCGGCAACCTCGTCGCCTGGCAAGCGCCGGGCTATGAATCGCTGATCGTCGCGCGCGTGCTCACCGGCCTTGCGCACGGCGTATTCTTCTCGGTCGGCTCGATCATCGCGACCACGCTCGTGCCGAAGGACAAGGCCGCCAGCGCGATCGCGACGATGTTCAGCGGCATGACCGTCGCGTTCGTCGCCGGCATTCCGCTCGGCACCTTCATCGGCCAGCACTTCGGCTGGCGCGCGACGTTCCTGATCGTCGCGCTGTTCGGCGTCGTCGCGTTCGTCGGCGCCGTGGCCTTCGTGCCGCGCGGCCTCCCGCGCACACCGCCGGCGCCGCTCGCCCGTCAGTTCCGCGTGCTGGCCCAGCCGCGCCTGCTGCTCGTCTACGCGATGACGGCGGTCGGCTACGGCGGCTCGCTGATCGCGTTCACCTACATGGCACCCCTGCTCGAACAGATCGCCGGATTCACGCCGTCGCAGGTCAGCCTCGTGCTCGTCGGCTACGGCGTATCGGTCGCGTTCGGCAACGTGTGGGGCGGCAAGCTCGCCGACCGCGTCGGTCCGGTCAAGGCGCTCAAGCAGATCTTCCTGCTGCTCGCGATCGTGCTGTTCGCACTGACCTTCACGGTGCACGTGAAGGGGCTCGCGGTGCTGACGATGCTCGCGTGGGGCGCGGTCGCATTCGGCAACGTGCCGGGCCTGCAGGTGTACGTCGTCAAGCAGGCGCGCCACTTCGCGCCGGACGCCACCGACGTCGCGTCGGGTTTCAACATCGCCGCGTTCAACCTCGGCGTCGCCGGCGGCTCGTCGCTCGGCGGCCTGATCGTCGCGAACGTCGGCCTCGGCCATACGCCGTGGATCGCCGCCGTCGTCACGCTCGGTGCGTTCGCGCTGACCGCGCTGAGCGGCCGCCTCGACCGCGGCCAAGGCTTGCCCGAACGCACGGCCGAACCCGTGGAACTCGCGCATTGAAGGTCGCCTTCAGGCGGCAGCGGCCCGACGCTCGTCGTTCGAAGGCAAGACGCTCGACGTACGCAGCGACGGCTTCATCTCGCCTCACGCAAAGCACGAGCACGGCCCGCGCGCTTCGTGCGATGGCAGGGGCGCACGCGGCGGAGCCGGCTCGCGCCGATATTTGATTTGGAATCCAATATTTTTGACCTCTGAAGGCGTTTATCTCATCAGTTCGGGACGCCAGAATGACTTCCATACCGCAATCGGTCCACCTCTTCCAGGAACACATGATGAGCAACATTCCCTCATTCGGCCTCGGTACTTTCCGCCTGCAAGGCCAGGTTGTCATCGACTCGGTCCGCAACGGCCTCGAACTCGGCTACCGCGCGATCGACACCGCGCAGATCTACGGCAACGAAGCCGAAGTCGGTGAAGCGATTGCCGCATCGGGCGTGCGCCGCGACGACCTGTTCGTCACGACGAAGATCTGGGTCGACAACTACGCGCCGGCCAAGCTGGCCGCCAGTCTCGAGGAAAGCCTGCGCAAGCTGCGCACGGACTACGTCGACCTGACGCTGATCCACTGGCCGGCTCCGGACAACGGCGTGTCGATCGACGCGTTCATGACCGCGCTCGCCGACGCGAAGGCGAAGGGCCTCACGCGCCAGATCGGCATCTCGAACTTCAACATCGAGCTGACGAAGGAAGCGATCGCGGTGGTCGGCAAGGATGCGATCGCGACGAACCAGATCGAACTGAGCCCGTATCTGCAGAACCGCAAGCTGGTCGAGTTCCTGAACGCCGAGGGCATCCACGTGACGTCGTACATGACGCTCGCGTACGGCAAGGTGCTCGGCGACCCGGTAATCGGTGCGATCGCGCAACGTCACGATGCGACGCCGGCGCAGGTCGCGCTCGCCTGGGCCCTGCAGCTCGGCTATTCGGTAATCCCGTCGTCGACGAAGCGCGAAAACCTCGCGAGCAACCTGCTCGCGCGGACGCTGCGCCTGACCGACGAGGACATGGCGCGGATCGCCGCGCTCGAGCGCAACGGCCGCGAAGTCGACCCGGCCGGCCTCGCGCCGAAGTGGGATTAAGCGCCCCGCCCCGTCAATCGAAAACCGTCCGCGGCCAGCCGGCCGCGGCACCGACAGGAATCCATCATGACCCAGGACCCGCTTTTCCAGCCGCTGCAATTCGGCACTCTGACGCTGCCGAACCGCATCGTGATGCCGCCCATGACGCGTTCGCGCGCCAGCCAGCCCGGCGACGAAGCCAACGAACTGATGGCCGCGTACTACGCGCAGCGCGCAAGTGCCGGGCTGATCGTCAGCGAAGGCACGTACATCGCGCCGCTCGGCAAGGGCTACGCATGGACGCCCGGCATCCACACGCCGTCGCAGGTCGCCGGCTGGCGCAAGGTGACCGACGCCGTCCACGCCGCGCACGGCCGCATCTTCGCGCAGCTCTGGCACGTCGGCCGGCTGAGCCACACGAGCCTGCTCGGCGGCCGGCAACCCGTGTCGTCGTCGCCGCTCCAGGCAAAGGGCGTGAACGTGTTCATCGCCGGTGAAGACGGCAGCACGCCGGGTTTCGTGCAGGCCTCCGAGCCGCGCGCGTTGTCGGTCGACGAAATCCGCGAGATCGTCGATCAATACCGCGCCGCCGCGCGCAACGCGATCGAAGCCGGCTTCGACGGCGTCGAGCTGCACGGCGCGAACGGCTATCTCGTGAACCAGTTCATCGACTCGAACGCGAACACGCGCACCGACGCGTACGGCGGCTCGCTCGAGAACCGGCTGCGCTTCCTGCGCGAAGTCGCGCAGGCGCTGATCGAAGGCACCGGCGACGCGTCGCGCGTCGGCATCCGACTCGCGCCGCTGACCACGCTGAACGGCTGCGTCGACGACGATCCCGAGACGACGTACCTCGCCGCCGCGAAGCTGCTCGGCGAACTTGGCGTCGGCTACCTGCACATCGCGGAAGCCGACTGGGACGACGCGCCGCTGATGCCGGTCGAGTTCAAGCAGCAGCTGCGTGCCGCGTTCCCGGGCGTGATGATCTACGCCGGCGCGTACACGGCCGAGCGCGCGCGCGAAGCGATCGCCGCAGGCTGGGCCGACCTCGTCGCCTTCGGCCGCCCGTTCGTCGCGAATCCCGACCTGCCCGAACGCCTGCGCACCGGCGCCGCGCTCACGCCGCACGACCGCAACACACTGTTCGGCGGCGGCGCACGCGGCCTCATCGACTATCCGACGCTTGCGCAAGCCGCGGCGTGAACGTCCCAAGGCCGGGCGAGACGAGCATTGCGCCCGTGTGGTTTTCCGTTTTCGGCACCGCGCCGCCGGTCGCCTCGTATCGGGCCATGCCGGACGCCACCGTCGGCATGGCCCGAGCATCGACGGCGGCGCAATGCGCGGGCCGCCGGCACGGATCGCGTTCAGCCAATCCTCATCGACAGCTCGACATCGCCGCCGAACGGCACCGACAGGTAGCTGTTGCGCGGCGCACGCACGTAATCGAGGTAGTCCGGGCTGTATTCCGCGTTGTCGGCAACGACGAACGCCCCGGGCCGCAACCGCGGCTCGATCCGCGCGAGGATCTCCGGATACAGCGCCTTGGCGCCGTCGAGCAGCAAGAGATCGACCGTGTCCGGCAGATCGCTCGCCAGCGTGCGCAACGCATCGCCTTCACGGATCTCGACCAGATCGGCCAGCCCCGCCGCCAACAGGTTCGCGCGCGCCCGCGCGACCTTCGACGCTTCAAACTCGCTCGTGATCACGCGGCCGCCGCCGTTGTCGCGCAGCGCGGCAGCGAGGTGCAGCGTCGAGATGCCGAACGACGTCCCGAACTCGACGATCGAGCGTGCGCCGCAGCTGCGCGCGAGCATGTACAGCAGCGTGCCCGTCTCGCGCGACACCGCGAGCGGATAGTCCTTCAGGCGCGCATAGAAATCGGCGTAATCGGTCTTGCTGCGCATCAGCCGCGCGTGCTCGTCGTGCGACAGGTCGGCGAAGTCCGGGCTCGACGCGGGCGACGATGCGTCGGCTTCGTCGAACAGGCGCGCGAGCAGCGACGCCAGCGGGTCGTGAATCAGGGTGGTCATGCGAATCTCCAGTGTCAGGTTGAGTGCGTCAGAGCGCCCGATTAGAATATGACGAACTATTCACGTTTTACTATTCGCATTGGCAGACCCGTCATGACCGACCGCCGCAACACCCCGATCGCCACGCGCAGACTGCCTCGGCAGGCGCGCTCCGCCCAGCTCGTCGACGACGTGCTGCAGGCCGCTATTCAGGTTCTGGCGACCGAAGGCGCGCAGCGCTTCACGATGGCGCGCGTCGCCGAGCGCGCCGGTGTGAGTGTCGGTTCGCTGTATCAGTACTTCCCGAACAAGGCGGCCGTGCTGTTCCGGCTGCAGCACGACGAGTGGCGGCAGACGTCCGGAATGCTGCGCGGGATGCTGGAAGATCCGCACAAGACGCCGCCCGAGCGGCTGCGCACCGCCGTCCATGCGTTCATCCGCTCGGAATGCGACGAGGCGCGGATGCGCATCGCGCTCGACGACGCCGCGCCGCTCTATCGCGATACACCCGAAGCCCGGGAAGCGAAGGCCGCCGGCGACCGGATCTTCAGCGCGTTCATGCTCGACGCGCTGCCCGACGTGCCGGACGCCACGCGCGCGCTCGCGTGCGAGCTGATCACCAGCACGCTCATGAATTCCGGCAAGGCGTTTTCGGAAACCGAACGCACGCCCGCGGAAATCGACGCGTACGCGGCCGCGATGGCCGACATGTTCTGCGCGTATCTCGCGCAGCTCGCGCGCGGTTGATGCACGGCGGCGACGACGCACGGCCGTACGGCCGCGCCGCCGTATTCGCGCGCCTGCGCGGCCTCGGCGAAAGACATTCGTAATATCCGATGCGTCACCCGCTGCCGCCCTGCCCGCCGATCCTGCGTTCAAATAATCGCCTTAACGGATTCGAACTAGGCGTATACACGCGTTCCGCGACGACGAAGCCCCGTTGCACGCCGATATAAGCGCTGCGACATGCGCTGCATGCTCTTCCTCCAATGGGACGTGATGAGCCGTTCGCCTAACCTTCGCTACGGCAAAGCACACGTGACGGGGTCGACCGCACCACGCGTCGTACGACGCGACACTCGCGCGCCCTTCGACGCGCGGACGACGACACGAATCGCGCGCGATGCGTCCCCACGACGCTGCCGATAATTTCAACCAGATACGAGACACCCTGACGACGGCCTGCCACGGGCCGTTTCAGCATGCTGATAAAGGAGCAAGCTCATGAGTGATACCCCGGTGCAGCCGACGGTCGGCGTCGGCGCGGAAGAAACGGACTTCGGCACCAAGGGAGTCATCGACCGGTACTTCGGCATTTCGTCGCGCGGCAGCACGCAGCGTCGCGAAATCGTCGCGGGCGTGACCACTTTCCTCGCGATGGTCTATTCGGTGTTCGTCGTGCCCGGCATGTTCGGCAAGGCGGGCTTCGACACGAGCGCGGTATTCGTCGCGGTCTGTCTCACCACCGCGTTCGGCTCGCTGCTGATGGGCCTGTGGGCGAAGCTGCCGATCGCGATCGGCTGCGCGATCTCGCTGACCGCGTTCACCGCGTTCGGCCTCGTGCTCGGCAAGGGCCTGCATCCGAGCGTCGCGCTCGGCGCCGTGTTCCTGATGGGCCTCGTGTTCACGGGCATCTCGGTCACCGGCGTGCGTTCGTGGATCCTGCGCAACCTGCCCGCGGGCGTCGCACACGGCACCGGGATCGGCATCGGCCTGTTCCTGCTGCTGATCGCGTCGAACGACGTCGGCCTCGTGATCAAGAATCCGGGCGCCGGCCTGCCGGTCTCGCTCGGCCAGATCACCGCGTTCCCGGTCATCATGTCGGTCGTCGGCCTCGCCGCGATCTTCGGGCTCGAGAAGCGCCGCGTGCCCGGCGGCATCCTGCTCGTCGTGGTCGCGATCTCGCTGATCGGCCTCGCGTTCGATCCGGCCGTGAAGTATCGCGGCATCTTCGCGCTGCCGTCGCTGAGCGCACCGGGCCACGCATCGCTGATCGGCGCGATGGACATCAAGGGCGCACTGTCGATGGCCGTGCTGCCGAGCGTGCTCGCGCTCGTGATGACCGCCGTGTTCGACGCGACCGGCACGATTCGCGCGGTCGCGGGCCAGGCGGGCCAGCTCGATGAAAGTGGCCGCATCATCAACGGCGGGCGCGCGCTGACCGCCGATTCGGTCAGCTCGATCTTCTCCGGCTTCCTCGGCGGTGCGCCGGCGGCGGCCTACATCGAGTCGAGCGTCGGCGTGGCGGCCGGTGCGAAGACGGGCCTCGCCGCCGCGGTGGTCGGCGTGCTGTTCCTGGTCGTGATGTTCTTCTCGCCGCTCGCCGGCCTCGTGCCGTCGTACGCAACGGCCCCCGCGCTGATGTACGTCGGCCTGCTGATGCTCGGCAGCGTGAGCAAGCTGCACATGGACGACATGGTCGATGCGATGTCGGGCCTCGTGTGCGCGGTATTCATCGTGCTGACCGCGAACATCGTGACCGGCATCATGCTGGGCTTCTCGACGCTCGTGATCGGCCGCATCGCCAGCGGCGAATTCCGCAAGCTCAACGTCGGCACCGTGCTCATCGCGGCCGTGCTCGTCACGTTCTATCTCGGCGGCTGGGCGATCTGACCGCGCATCATGCGCGACGTCGCCGGCAGAAGGGCGGCGCGCATCGGGACGACACGTCTCCTCCACCATCGTCGTCGATGGCCTCCCGGCCTGGAAACGCATGTTTCCAGGCCTTTTTTGTCGGCGCTGCCGGCGTTGCGGCGCGTTGTCACGCGAAATGGCCGGCTCATCGCATCGCGATTCCGCACGCAGTGCTACGATCGCGCTTTGTCCTCCGGAGCGCTCATGAATCCGTTCGGCATCGTCTCTGAATCAGACACGCGGACCGCGGCGCACAAGCCGCCGTTCATCCCGTCGTTCGGCTTCGTCGAAGTTCATGAATCGCAGCCGATCGACGCGCCGCCGTCGCGCATCATCGACGCCGTGGCCGCGCTCGACATGCGCGCCGATCCGGTCATCGACGCACTGCTCACCGTGCGCGAAGCGCCGGCGGCCATCGCGCGCGCGTTGGGCGACCGCCGAGCCGAAGGTGCACGCGAACGCTTCGGCTTCGATACGTTCACGCTGCTGCATCGCGACGACACGTCGCTGTCGCTGGGCCTCATCGGACGCTTCTGGCGCCCGACGCCCGACGTGCGGACGATCGACGACGCCGCGGCCTTCGTCCGGCACGACGATCCGCGCGACGCGAAACTGGTGCTACGGTTCGAGGTCGTCGGACTGTCGTCCGGCACGCGGCTGCTGCGCACCGAAACCTTCGTGCACTGTCCGAGCATGCGCACGCGGCTGCTGTTTCTGCCGTACTGGCTCGCGATCCGGCTCGCGAGCGGCTGGATCCGCCGCCGCACGCTCGCGGCCGTCGAACTGGCGCTCGCCTGACACGCCCGGCCGCCGCCACATTGCGATGCGGTACGTCGAATCGCCGCGCATCTCGCCGACGTCACGGACGCTCACGCACCGTCATCTG encodes:
- a CDS encoding MFS transporter, which encodes MPLALLALTISAFAIGTTEFVIVGLIPTIGADLGVSLPSAGLLVSLYALSVAIGAPLLTALTGRVPRKTLLSALMALFTIGNLVAWQAPGYESLIVARVLTGLAHGVFFSVGSIIATTLVPKDKAASAIATMFSGMTVAFVAGIPLGTFIGQHFGWRATFLIVALFGVVAFVGAVAFVPRGLPRTPPAPLARQFRVLAQPRLLLVYAMTAVGYGGSLIAFTYMAPLLEQIAGFTPSQVSLVLVGYGVSVAFGNVWGGKLADRVGPVKALKQIFLLLAIVLFALTFTVHVKGLAVLTMLAWGAVAFGNVPGLQVYVVKQARHFAPDATDVASGFNIAAFNLGVAGGSSLGGLIVANVGLGHTPWIAAVVTLGAFALTALSGRLDRGQGLPERTAEPVELAH
- the dkgB gene encoding 2,5-didehydrogluconate reductase DkgB; its protein translation is MSNIPSFGLGTFRLQGQVVIDSVRNGLELGYRAIDTAQIYGNEAEVGEAIAASGVRRDDLFVTTKIWVDNYAPAKLAASLEESLRKLRTDYVDLTLIHWPAPDNGVSIDAFMTALADAKAKGLTRQIGISNFNIELTKEAIAVVGKDAIATNQIELSPYLQNRKLVEFLNAEGIHVTSYMTLAYGKVLGDPVIGAIAQRHDATPAQVALAWALQLGYSVIPSSTKRENLASNLLARTLRLTDEDMARIAALERNGREVDPAGLAPKWD
- a CDS encoding alkene reductase, producing MTQDPLFQPLQFGTLTLPNRIVMPPMTRSRASQPGDEANELMAAYYAQRASAGLIVSEGTYIAPLGKGYAWTPGIHTPSQVAGWRKVTDAVHAAHGRIFAQLWHVGRLSHTSLLGGRQPVSSSPLQAKGVNVFIAGEDGSTPGFVQASEPRALSVDEIREIVDQYRAAARNAIEAGFDGVELHGANGYLVNQFIDSNANTRTDAYGGSLENRLRFLREVAQALIEGTGDASRVGIRLAPLTTLNGCVDDDPETTYLAAAKLLGELGVGYLHIAEADWDDAPLMPVEFKQQLRAAFPGVMIYAGAYTAERAREAIAAGWADLVAFGRPFVANPDLPERLRTGAALTPHDRNTLFGGGARGLIDYPTLAQAAA
- a CDS encoding O-methyltransferase translates to MTTLIHDPLASLLARLFDEADASSPASSPDFADLSHDEHARLMRSKTDYADFYARLKDYPLAVSRETGTLLYMLARSCGARSIVEFGTSFGISTLHLAAALRDNGGGRVITSEFEASKVARARANLLAAGLADLVEIREGDALRTLASDLPDTVDLLLLDGAKALYPEILARIEPRLRPGAFVVADNAEYSPDYLDYVRAPRNSYLSVPFGGDVELSMRIG
- a CDS encoding TetR family transcriptional regulator, producing MTNYSRFTIRIGRPVMTDRRNTPIATRRLPRQARSAQLVDDVLQAAIQVLATEGAQRFTMARVAERAGVSVGSLYQYFPNKAAVLFRLQHDEWRQTSGMLRGMLEDPHKTPPERLRTAVHAFIRSECDEARMRIALDDAAPLYRDTPEAREAKAAGDRIFSAFMLDALPDVPDATRALACELITSTLMNSGKAFSETERTPAEIDAYAAAMADMFCAYLAQLARG
- a CDS encoding NCS2 family permease, producing MSDTPVQPTVGVGAEETDFGTKGVIDRYFGISSRGSTQRREIVAGVTTFLAMVYSVFVVPGMFGKAGFDTSAVFVAVCLTTAFGSLLMGLWAKLPIAIGCAISLTAFTAFGLVLGKGLHPSVALGAVFLMGLVFTGISVTGVRSWILRNLPAGVAHGTGIGIGLFLLLIASNDVGLVIKNPGAGLPVSLGQITAFPVIMSVVGLAAIFGLEKRRVPGGILLVVVAISLIGLAFDPAVKYRGIFALPSLSAPGHASLIGAMDIKGALSMAVLPSVLALVMTAVFDATGTIRAVAGQAGQLDESGRIINGGRALTADSVSSIFSGFLGGAPAAAYIESSVGVAAGAKTGLAAAVVGVLFLVVMFFSPLAGLVPSYATAPALMYVGLLMLGSVSKLHMDDMVDAMSGLVCAVFIVLTANIVTGIMLGFSTLVIGRIASGEFRKLNVGTVLIAAVLVTFYLGGWAI